A genomic stretch from Oryzias latipes chromosome 24, ASM223467v1 includes:
- the LOC110014139 gene encoding secretory phospholipase A2 receptor-like → MRNTCIFSFLLHVLPAICGNLLRLRPANFTQYDIFATWAEAEAICQGSNTEMVTIYDESENDFFKRGGGWIGLYRDSISDPWKWSEGNQVEIYSNWRDHGHGHENCGLKYRNEDTWRTDDCTKENLFMCYERLILVKENKTWEEALEHCRSLGDKVPADWNSWYDLATLMTEDDITYALQKAKPASSNDVWIGLRFLGHAWFWAGGEEVQNQDVPSCPAFRCGSLEKNSRAFKIRDCSERRNFFCYRRPKSI, encoded by the exons ATGAGAAACACCTGCATCTTTTCCTTTCTCCTGCACGTCCTTCCTGCAATCTGTGGGAATCTCTTGCGCCTCAGACCAGCAAATTTCACACAGTATGATATTTTCGCGACCTGGGCAGAGGCAGAGGCTATCTGCCAGGGAAGTAACACTGAGATGGTCACAATTTAtgatgaaagtgaaaatgacttCTTTAAAAGAGGTGGAGGCTGGATTGGACTTTACAGAGACAGCATTTCAGATCCTTGGAAATGGTCTGAAGGCAACCAGGTGGAAATCTACAGTAACTGGAGGGATCATG GTCACGGCCATGAAAACTGTGGACTAAAGTATCGCAATGAAGACACATGGAGAACTGATGACTGTACCAAGGAAAATCTGTTCATGTGTTACGAGAGGTTGATTTTagtaaaggaaaacaaaacatgggAGGAGGCCTTAGAGCACTGCAGGTCTCTGGGGGATAAAGTCCCTGCGGACTGGAACAGCTGGTATGATCTGGCCACCCTGATGACTGAAGACGACATCACGTATGCTCTTCAGAAAGCTAAACCAGCTTCTTCCAATGAT GTCTGGATAGGCCTGCGTTTTCTGGGTCATGCCTGGTTCTGGGCGGGTGGAGAAGAGGTGCAGAACCAGGATGTTCCCAGCTGCCCGGCCTTCAGGTGTGGCAGCTTGGAAAAGAACAGTAGGGCCTTTAAGATCCGAGACTGCAGTGAAAGAAGGAACTTCTTCTGCTACAGGAGGCCCAAAAGCATCTAA
- the cpsf3 gene encoding cleavage and polyadenylation specificity factor subunit 3, whose protein sequence is MASKRRVDAMVPAEESDQLLIRPLGAGQEVGRSCIILEFKGRKIMLDCGIHPGLEGMDALPYIDLIDPAEIDLLLISHFHLDHCGALPWFLQKTSFKGRTFMTHATKAIYRWLLSDYIKVSNISADEMLYTETDLEDSMEKIETINFHEVKEVAGIKFWCYHAGHVLGAAMFMIEIAGVKLLYTGDFSRQEDRHLMAAEIPSVKPDILITESTYGTHIHEKREEREARFCNTVHDIVNREGRCLIPVFALGRAQELLLILDEYWQNHPELHDIPIYYASSLARKCMAVYQTYINAMNDKIRKAINVNNPFVFKHISNLKSMDHFDDIGPSVVMASPGMMQSGLSRELFESWCTDKRNGVIIAGYCVEGTLAKHIMTEPDEITTMSGQKLPLKMSVDYISFSAHTDYQQTSEFIRALKPPHVILVHGEQNEMARLKAALIREYEDNDEVHIEVHNPRNTEAVTLNFRGEKLAKVMGSLADQKCAQGQRVSGILVKRNFNYHILMPSDLCKYTDLSVGTVTQSQAIPFTGPISLLVSQLRNLAGDVQQVEGAEKITVKIFKSISLVHEAGMVQLEWNSSPLNDMYADVVATVVLEVQSNPNTQKFLEGRRETFDEEVFVERLELMLHDMFGEDCVNFSNSESFSVMVDGATATINPVTRVVTCAEDEPLREMIEVAVHRLYDALSPAF, encoded by the exons GCTGGACAAGAGGTGGGACGGTCCTGCATCATATTGGAGTTCAAAGGGAGGAAGATCATG CTAGACTGTGGGATCCATCCTGGTCTGGAGGGGATGGACGCCCTGCCGTACATTGACCTGATCGATCCGGCTGAGATCGACCTGCTGCTCATCAGTCA TTTCCACCTGGACCACTGCGGAGCCCTGCCTTGGTTTCTGCAGAAGACCAGTTTTAAAGGGCGGACGTTCATGACGCATGCCACCAAAGCCATCTATCGTTGGCTGCTGTCAGACTACATCAAAGTCAG taACATTTCTGCTGATGAGATGCTCTACACGGAGACGGACCTGGAAGACAGCATGGAAAAGATTGAGACCATTAACTTCCACGAGGTAAAGGAGGTGGCTGGCATCAAGTTCTGGTGCTATCATGCTGGCCATGTGCTTGGAGCCGCTATGTTCATGATCGAGATCGCAGGAGTCAAG TTGTTGTACACAGGAGACTTCTCCCGCCAAGAGGACAGACACTTGATGGCGGCGGAGATCCCAAGTGTGAAACCAGACATTCTCATCACA GAATCCACCTATGGAACACACATCCATGAGAAGCGTGAGGAGAGAGAGGCCCGTTTCTGCAACACGGTGCACGACATTGTAAACAGGGAGGGTCGCTGTCTGATCCCCGTGTTTGCTCTGGGACGGGCTCAAGAGCTGCTGCTCATCCTGG ACGAGTACTGGCAGAACCACCCAGAGCTCCACGACATTCCCATCTACTACGCTTCGTCTCTGGCCCGGAAATGCATGGCTGTCTATCAAACCTACATCAACGCCATGAACGACAAGATCCGCAAAGCCATCAACGTCAACAACCCTTTTGTCTTCAAACACATCAGTAACCTGAAG AGCATGGATCACTTTGATGACATTGGCCCCAGCGTGGTCATGGCGTCCCCCGGGATGATGCAGAGCGGTCTGTCCCGGGAGCTGTTTGAGAGCTGGTGCACGGACAAGAGAAACGGTGTCATCATCGCTGGATACTGCGTTGAGGGAACGCTGGCCAAG CACATCATGACGGAGCCTGACGAGATCACCACCATGTCGGGCCAGAAGCTCCCTCTGAAGATGTCTGTGGACTACATCTCCTTCTCTGCTCACACAGACTACCAGCAGACAAGCGAGTTCATCCGAGCACTCAAGCCTCCCCATGTG ATTCTGGTGCACGGAGAGCAGAATGAGATGGCCCGGCTGAAGGCGGCTCTGATCCGTGAGTACGAGGACAACGACGAGGTCCACATCGAGGTCCACAACCCGAGGAATACCGAGGCTGTTACTCTGAACTTCAGAGGAGAGAAGCTGGCTAAG GTGATGGGCTCACTCGCTGACCAAAAGTGTGCCCAAGGTCAGAGGGTTTCTGGGATCCTCGTAAAAAGGAACTTCAACTACCACATCCTGATGCCGTCCGACCTTTGCA AGTATACAGATCTCTCTGTGGGCACGGTCACTCAGAGTCAGGCCATCCCCTTCACAGGACCCATCTCTCTCCTGGTCAGTCAATTGAGGAACCTGGCAG GTGACGTGCAGCAGGTGGAGGGAGCTGAAAAAATTACAGTGAAGATCTTTAAGAGCATTAGTCTAGTCCATGAAGCCGGCATGGTGCAGCTGGAG TGGAACTCCAGCCCGCTCAACGACATGTATGCTGACGTGGTGGCCACCGTGGTCCTGGAGGTTCAGTCAAATCCCAACACCCAGAAGT TTCTGGAGGGCCGGAGGGAAACGTTTGACGAGGAGGTGTTTGTGGAGCGACTGGAGCTCATGCTGCA TGACATGTTCGGGGAGGACTGTGTGAACTTCAGCAACAGTGAAAGCTTCAGTGTGATGGTGGACGGCGCCACGGCAACCATCAACCCAGTCACACGA GTTGTGACGTGTGCAGAAGACGAGCCTCTGAGGGAGATGATTGAAGTTGCCGTTCATCGGCTCTACGACGCTCTCAGCCCCGCCTTTTGA